One Candidatus Zixiibacteriota bacterium genomic window carries:
- the miaA gene encoding tRNA (adenosine(37)-N6)-dimethylallyltransferase MiaA: MGNLPPIPIICGPTASGKTGVAVTLAGTLPIEVVSADSRQIIKHLDIGTAKPTPEECKAVEIHLVDIVDPGERYSAYRFIDDANRSIGAILSRGNIPVVVGGTGLYLRALSEGVVEIEGDNLSIRKRLEQEIDRIGAQAMYERLEQIDPLEAARLHPNNKVRVIRALEIFERTGKTRSELAVTGAYHKSDYKFQHYCLAPLREKLYERINGRVDEMMAEGWLDELTSLIDNGRGEAIRKSNVIGYRELLDHIYGKYSLEEAIALIKQNTRRYAKRQMTWFRHQGECEFFESRDKLVKILVEVLSLFPRTML, encoded by the coding sequence GCAAAACCGGCGTAGCCGTGACGTTGGCTGGTACGTTGCCAATCGAAGTCGTCTCGGCCGATTCACGCCAGATTATCAAGCATCTTGATATTGGTACTGCCAAACCTACTCCCGAAGAATGCAAGGCCGTAGAAATTCACTTGGTCGATATCGTTGATCCCGGAGAGCGATATTCTGCCTATCGTTTCATTGATGACGCCAACAGATCTATTGGCGCAATTCTCAGCCGTGGGAATATTCCGGTTGTTGTTGGAGGAACCGGTCTTTACTTGAGAGCTTTATCCGAAGGTGTGGTAGAAATTGAGGGCGATAACCTGTCAATTCGCAAACGTCTTGAACAGGAGATTGATCGAATCGGAGCGCAGGCCATGTATGAGCGATTGGAACAGATCGACCCGCTTGAAGCAGCCCGGTTGCATCCTAACAACAAAGTGCGTGTGATCCGTGCCCTTGAGATTTTCGAACGAACAGGCAAAACACGTTCTGAGTTGGCTGTCACCGGTGCATACCACAAGAGCGACTACAAGTTTCAACACTATTGCCTGGCACCGCTACGAGAGAAGCTGTACGAACGCATCAATGGGCGTGTAGATGAGATGATGGCCGAAGGTTGGCTGGATGAGTTGACTTCGCTTATAGACAATGGTCGGGGAGAGGCAATCAGGAAGTCGAACGTCATTGGCTACCGTGAACTGCTTGATCACATCTACGGCAAGTATTCACTTGAAGAAGCAATTGCGTTAATCAAACAAAACACACGCCGCTACGCCAAGCGCCAAATGACCTGGTTCCGTCATCAGGGAGAGTGTGAGTTTTTCGAGAGCAGGGACAAACTCGTGAAGATTCTGGTGGAAGTTCTTTCGTTG